The genome window CGGTCAAAAAACTCGGTGCGCTGCCAAATGGCGGGGAAACGTGCCATGCCGTCCCATTGGTAGGCAACCATGCTTTTTTGCACGTTGTTTTTAACGGCGGCTATGGTGTCTTGGTCGTGCAAATCGGCACGAATAAACAGCGCGTAATCTACTTTGCCGATGTTGCGGATGTGGTTTAAAAAATTGGCTTTGAAAACTTGTTGTTTTAATTGTTCTTTAAAGCGATTTTTATCGCGCAAGATAATTTTGTGAAATTTGGCTTTTAACCGCGCCCATAGCGAGGGATAACGGAACTTGCCGCGTTGCTGGGCAAAATTTAAATAGATGACTTCAAAGCCATAATGCGCGAGGTTGCGCTCCACCAAGCGATAAATTTCTACATCGGCTGGCATGGCAAGCATAATTTTGGGTTTTGTATTCATGGTTTGCTGTTGGGAAGGGTGATTTTCTGATGCGGTTCAATATCCAGCATATAGCGTATCCAGTTGCCGAAGCTGTATTTTTCGCGGATGGCGGGGTCGATTTCCTGATAGGGCGCGGCGATGAATTCGTCTAAGCCGTCAAACGTTTCGCCGTCCCAGATAAAGATGTTGTTGGGGTGGTAGAAGTCGTATTTGGTGGTTTCGGGATTGGTGGTGATGAGTTTTTTGCGGTAGCCCAGCGCTTCAAATGGGCGAAAAGACATGCCTTTGTGGTCCGGGTTTTTGAAATCCAGCAGGATGCGGCTGTGCATCACGCCGAGCAGGTTGTCGCGGAAATCTTTGCTTTGGCGGATGGGGTGGATGAAAGGATGAGGATAGAGCGTGCTGTGTTCTGCCACGCCGCCGTCGTGGATGTGGTAAATGGCAAAATCGGTTTTTAGCCCTTTTTGTTCAGCGTATTGGGCAAAGCGCACGAGAGCGTTGTTGCGGTTTAGCCCCGGCCAGTGGATGCCTGTGAAATAAACATCGGATTGGATTTCGCTGATTTCGGGCATTTTGTCAAACCAGAAATTGGTGGCGGGCAGCGTGGTTAAGCCGTTGTGTTCGCCCACGTCGGCGGGGTCAAAAACGTAGTTAATATCAAAGCAATGCAGTTTGTTGAGAATTTCGCCAAAGCGTTCTAGCCCGTCCCATTGGTAGTTAATCATTTTGCCGCGTGTTTTGCTGCGGATAAGTTGCAAGGTGGCTTCGTCATAGATGTCGCCGCGAATAAATAGGGCGTGTTCGGCGTGGTTTTGTTGGATGATTTGGATGATGGCTTGTTTGTCGTGTTCAATTTGTTTGAGGTTGTTGGCACTGATAACGTGGAGTTTGGCTTCTTTGTCGCGCAGGATTTTTTTGCGGTATTTGATGTGGATTTTTTCGCGGAAGGTGGGATGGCGGAAGATGTCGTTGTTGTCGGAGAAACTTAAATCGCACACGGTAAAGCCGTGCGCTTCTAGATGCTGGGCGATAAGTTTGTAGATGCCGTTGGTGGTGGGCATGGCGAGAAATAGCGTGCTCATGGGTTTGCGAGATTTGGTAGGGTGATTGGTGTATTGGGTTCTATGTTGAAAACGTAGTTTATCCAGTTTTCAAAGCTGTATTGGTGTTTGATGTGCTGAGGCAGCCTGAAATAGGGTTTTTTTAGAAATTCTATCAGTTCTGCGTGGTTGTTGCCTGTCCATACGAGGATGTTATCGGGGTGGTAGAAATCGTAGTGGACGATGGTGGGGTTGGTGGTAATGAGCTTTTTTTCAAAGCCGATGGCTTCAAAGATGCGCAGCGATAGCCCGTAGTGTTTGGTGTTCAAAAAATCAACCAATACGCCTGCTTTTTGGGTGAGCAATAGGTTTTCGCGGTAGGGCAGGGCGTCTTGGTAGGGGAAGTATTGTATATCAGTTAGCCCTAGCTCGGCGCGGGCTTGGTCTAAATTTTTGGCGGCGATGCGAAAGTCAATTGGCAGCCCGAGTTGCTTGGCGGCTTGATAGAAGGCGCGGATGTCGGCAACGCGTTCTTTGTGGTGGGTGCCGATGAAAAAAAGGCTGTGGTTGTTTTCGTTGCTTTCGGGCAGGCAGTCAAAATAGAAGCTGGTGATGGGCACGAGTTTTTCGGCGTATTCGGGACGCTTGCCGATGTCGTAGGGGTCAAAAAACATGAATTTGTCAAAATAGCGGATTTTGTAAAATTCGTGTTCTAGAAATTCTAGGGTTTCCCAGTTGTAGTGCACCATCAGGCGGCTTTTGTCGCGCAGGGTTTGCATGAAGCTGCTGGGGAATACGCCAGGCCAAATCATAAAGCAGTAGTCGGCTTGCCCTTGGATGCGGTTAAGTTTTTGTTGGAACTCGGGCAGGTAGGGTTTGAACAGTTGTTCTTTTTTGTATTCGCGCTGGCGCAGGAGGTTGCGGTAGAACAGTTTTTTGAGGCGTTGCCAGAGGCTGGTATAGACGAATTTTTGTTCTTCGTAGATAAATTCAACGACTTCAAAGCCGTGGTGGCGCAGGTTTTCGGCGACGACTTGGTAGATGTTGAAAATGGGGGGCATGGCGAGGAGGACGGTTTTTTTGGCTTGCATGGTGTTTTTTGGGGGATGAAGTGGTTTTCAGGCTGCCTTTTATGTTTTCAGGCTGAAATTTTTGCAAAATCTGCAACCGATGGAGCGTCGGCGGCTCACCGACATATTGGTAAACCAGTAAGCAATGCTTGGTTTAATCTGCCATTTGGCGGCGAGCTGCCACCATTCCGTTTTCAGGCTGCCTTTTGGGTTTAGTGTTATTGAAGTTCGTGTTACTTGTTTTCAGGCTGCCTTTTAGGGCTGGGGCAGGGTGATGGGTTGGTGGGAGCGGATATTTAACACATAGCGTATCCAGTTGCCGAAGCTGTATTTTTCGTGGATGGCGGGGTCTATTTCTTGGTAGGGGCTAGCGATGAATTCGTCCAAGCCGTCAAGCGTTTCGCCGTCCCAGATAAAAATGTTGCTGGGGTGGTAGAAGTCGTATTTTTTCACTTCGGCGTTGGTGGTGATGAGTTTTTTGCGGTAGCCGATGGCTTCAAAGGTGCGCAGCGACAGCCCTTTATGGGTGCTGATGACGAAGTCGGCGAGGATGCGGCTGCTGCGGGCGTAGTCTAGGTTTTGTTGGTAGCTGATGCCGTTGTGGAATTGGATGTTGTTCACGGGGTAGTGTTGTTCTATGTTTTGCGCGCCATCGCGGGCGATTTGGAAGTTGAGTGGCCAGCCTACTTGCTGGGCGTGTTGGCAAAATTGGACGATGGGGGCGATGCGGTCGCTGCGGTGTGCGCCGAGAAAGTAGATGCTGGGGTGGGTGGTTTGCGCGGGGGGCAGGTGATCAAAATAGAAGCTGGTGGCGGGCAGTAGTTTGGGGTTTTGGGCGATGTCGTTGGGGTCAAAGGCGTAGAAGCGGTCAAACAGGGCGATTTGGCTTTGGGCGGCGGCAAAGCGTGCCATGCCGTCCCATTGGTAGTTCACCATTTGGCGGCTTTTTTGTTTGACTTGGCGCAGGAAGTGTTCGGGGTAGATATCGGAGCGGATGAATAGGGCGTGGTCGTAGCGGGGGTGTTGGGCAAGGAGGGCGGCGATTTGGTGTTGTTTTTGCGCGATGATGTAGTCGCGTTTGGCGTGTGGGTTGCCGAGCAGTTTTTGCGCTTGTACGCGCAGTCTTGCTAATAGGTTGGGATAGCGGAAGGTTAGGGTGTCTAGCGAGTGGTCAATCACGGTGAAGCCGTGGTAGGCAAGGCATTGGGCGACGATTTCGGCGATGCCTGCGTCGTTTATCATGCCGAGGAATAGGGTGGGCTGGGTGGGCGTATTCATGATTTCAGGCTGCCTCTGTTGATATAGAAATGATGTTTTGCAAGGCGGCAATCATTTGCGCGGGGGTGATTTCTTGGATGTGTTGGTTAAACCAGATGATTTGGGCGTTTTCGCTTTTGGGATACCAGTTGGCGTAGTTTTGCGCGTCTTGGCGGTATAGGCCGATGATGGGTTTGTCCAGCGCGGTGGCGATGTGGATGATTGCGGTGTCGGGGGTTAAAACGGCTTGGGCGTGGCGGATGAGGGCGATGCTGTCGTGGATGGTTTGGGTGTGCGGATAGAGCGTGGCGTTGGGGTGTTGTTGGCAAAGGGTGGCTAGGCTGGGGGTGATTTCGGGGTAGGTGAGCAGGATGAATTTTTGCGCGGGAAAGGCAGCCTGAAAAGCGGTCAGCGCGCGCGCGATGGCATCCAAGCCGAATCGGCGCGAATTGGCTGCGCCGAAGAAGTTGAGCGCGATGTAGTCTTGCCAACCGTTTTGCTGCAAGAATGTTTGCACGGCGGCTTCGGATGCGGGGTTGGTGGGCAGCTCGGGCTGGGTGTTGATGCGGTCAAAGCCGAGCAGGCGCAGGGCTTGGGCATAGACATCGGCGAAGTGTTGTTGGCTGTTTTGGATGTTGTGGGTAAACAGTCGGTAGTCGGCTTTGTTCAGCCCAACGTAGTATTTCGTGTTTAACGTGCGCAGCAGCAGCAAATCGCGCGGACGCAGCGACAGCGTGGGGTCTATCACGGCGTCGTATCGCCCAGCCAGCGACTTGCCAACTTGGTAATAGCTGATCGTGGATTTGGGCTGAACTTCGTGCAACGCATCAATATGCGGATTTTTTTCAAACAGTTGCCGATTTTTCGCGCTGCAAATCACGCCGATTTGAATGGCGGGATTGGCTTTTTTGATTTCGCGAAAGGCAAACGAGCTAACGATGTAATCGCCGATTTTGCCGTCTTGGCGCAAAAACAAAATGGCGCGCAAATTTTGCGGATTGGGCGCGAGCGCGGCTTGGGGTGCGCGGTCTAGCCACATTTTGCACACCAGCAGCCGCGCGTTGCGCCAATCGGTTTTGAGTTGTTTGAAGCGTTGCTTAAACGACATTTTCAGGCTGCCTCATATTTATGAATGGGCGGCGATAAAGTCTTGCACGGCTTGTTGCGACACCAGCGCGGCGCATTCCATGTTTTTGTCGGCGCGCTTGGCAAGCCCTGCCAGCACTTTGCCTGGGCTGCATTCGGCAGATTGGGTGATGCTTTCGCGCACCAAAAGCTGCACGGTTTCTGTCCAACGCACGGGGCTGTATAGCTGGCGCACCAGCGCGTCTTTGATTTGGGCGACATCGTTGTAAGCAGCGACATCGGCGTTGTGAATCACGCGGATTTCAGGCTGCCGCAACGCCACATCTTGCAGGGCGACAGCGAGTTTTTCGGCGGCGGGCTTCATCAGGCGGCAATGCGAGGGCACAGACACGGGCAGCGGCAAGGCGCGTTTTGCGCCCGCTTCTTTGGCGGCGGCCATCGCGCGTTCCACAGCGGCGGCGTTGCCCGCAATCACCACTTGCCCCACGGAATTGAAATTCACGGCTTCGCACACGTCGCCTTGCTCGGCGGCGGCGCAGATTTGGCGCACTTGTTCGTCGTCCAAGCCTAAAATCGCCGCCATCGCGCCCACGCCTTGCGGCACGGCGGTTTGCATCAGTTCGGCACGCAGGCGCACCAATTTAACGGCATCGGCAAAATTCAGGCTGCCTGCGGCAACCAGCGCGGTGTATTCGCCCAAGCTGTGCCCCGCCACCACGCCGGGGGCTTTGCCGCCTGCGGCAAGATAGGCGCGATAGGTTGCCACGCCTGCGGTGAGCATTAGGGGCTGGGTGTTTACGGTTTGGCTGATAAGGTCGGCATCGCTGCCGTTCATCATTGCCCAGAGGTCTTGATTGAGCGCGGCGGAGGCTTCGTCAAACGTGGCTTTCACTTCGGCGATGCCGTCAAAACCGTTCATCATATTGAGGCTTTGTGAGCCTTGTCCTGCGAAAAAGAAGGCGAAATTCATGGGGTGTCCTTGTTATATAGATGGAAAAAGGTGGCGAATTATAGCAAATTGGTTATAGCAGATTGGGTTTTCAGGCTGCCTTGGGGGCATAAGGGATAGGCAGCCTGAAATTTTTGCAAAATCTGTAACCGATGGAGCGTCGGCGGCTCGCCGACATTTTGAAAAATCAGTAATGCTATGTTTAATAAGCAATTTGGCGACGAGCCATCGCCGCTCCATTTTAGGCCTCAGGCTGCCTTGGGGGATTTTAAACAGACTATAAGACAGCCTGAAAAGGGATTTAGGCGTGTTTAGGCTGTCCAAAGCGGCTGTGCCAATAGGGCAGGGCGTAGCGGAAGATACCGATAACCCACGCCCACACCATCAGCGTGGCGGCGAACAAATCCACAGGAAAATGCGCGCCCAGTTTCACGCGGCTGTATAACACGCTCGCAGCCCACGCGGCGACGAGTACGCGGGCAATCAGGCGGGCAGGGTTGCGCCAATTTTGCGTGAAGCCGACCACCAGCAAAAGCCACGCCACGGAGAAGGTGGTATGCCCCGATGGGAAGGAGTAGCCCAGCTCGCTTTGTTGATAATCGGCGAGGATTTGCTCATCGGGAGTGTGCGCGGTTTGGGCGATGAGTGCGCGTTTTTGCGGTTTTTTCATGGCGTAAAAGCCTGCGGGGGTGATGTGTTGCTGTTGCGCCAGTTGCACCACATAGGGGCGCGGTTCTTGGAAGAGGGTTTTTGCGCCTGTTTTAATGGCTTGCGTGCCCACAACGGCGCAGATGCACACGGCGATGACGGTGAGCGGGCGATATTGCTTGCGCACAAAATAGGCGAGGATAAGGGTAAACACGATGGCAAAGCCGATGGCGTAGGGCTGGCTGCCGCCTGTTTCGGTGAGCAGGATAAGGGCGCGGTTGAGTTCGGGTGTTTGGCTGCTTTGGGCGAGTGTCCATGTGTAGCCTGTTGCCCAGAAGCCGATGGGGATGAGCAGCATCAGCAGCGTGTAAAGCGTGAGCGAGATATTGGGATTGGGGTGTTTCATAAGGCGGCCTGAAAATGGGGTGAGGGTGTTTTCAGGCTGCCTATTACGGATTGAAACGCGCGGCGCGAAGGCAGCCTGAAATTGGGGAAAGAGGAGTGATGCAAAAAACGCGCACATTGTAGCAGAGTGGCGCGGTTATCCCTATTTTCAGGCTGCCTTTGTTATCTTATGCCCCCCGTTTTGTAAACATATTTTGACGTTTATCACACAAAAATCCCCATCTCGCGTTACAATGCGCCCGTTTTTCGTTTCACCAAAGGGACAATCATGCCGCAGGCACCCAAGCAACAATCTATGCCCAAAGTAAACGCCGCCTTTGCCATCTTGCTCGTTGGCATGGTCGGCTATTTTATCTTTTGGGGGCTGGGCTACACGCATTACCACCAAGTGCCCCTATTCTTGCTGGCAACGCTGTTTGGCGTGTTTATGGCGTTTAACATTGGTGGCAACGACGTTGCCAATTCGTTTGGCACATCCGTGGGCGCAGGCACGCTGTCTGTGCCGCAAGCCTTGTTGATTGCCGCCGTGTTTGAAGTGAGCGGTGCGGTGATTGCGGGCGGCGAAGTAACCGACACCATCCGCACAGGCATTGTGGATTTGAACACGCTGCCCATGCAGCCGCTGGATTTAATCCTAATTATGATGTCGGCGCTGCTGGCAGCCGCGTTGTGGCTGCTGTTCGCCACCAAAAAAGGGCTGCCCGTTTCCACCACGCACGCCATCATCGGCGGCATTGTGGGCAGCTCCGTGCTGCTGGGCTGGCAGTTGTCTGACGGGCAAGGCAGCCCTTTTGCTTTGGTGAAATGGCATGAAATCGGCAGAATTGCCGCATCTTGGGTGCTCTCGCCCATGCTCGGCGGCATCGTGTCCTACACGCTGTACACCATCATCAAGAAAAACGTGCTGGACTACAACGATACCGTCGCCGCGCAACTCAAAGCCATCAAAGCCGAGAAAAAAGCCTATAAAGAACAACACCGCCTGCGCTTTGACGCGCTGGATGAGCAACAAAAAATTGAAGTTTCCACCGCGATGGCACGCGACGCGCAAATCTACGGCGAAGACGATTTTGACCCCGCCGAGCTGGAATCCAATTACTACAAAGGCTTGCACGAAATCAACCAGCGCAAAGAGCAAATTGATGTATTTAAAGCGTTTTACACTTGGATTCCCGCCATTTCGGGCTTGGGCTGTATGCTGATTTCGTCCATGTTGATTTTCAAAGGCTTGAAAAACCTGCATTTGGGCATCGCGCCGATGACCAGCATGTTTTTGATTTTGATGCTGGGCGCGGGCATTTGGGCGGCGACCTTTTTATACGCCAAAAACCTGAAACGCAAAGACATCGGCAAGGCATCGTTTCAGATTTTCTCGTGGATGCAGGTGTTTACCGCGTCGGGCTTTGCGTTTAGCCACGGCGCGAACGATATTTCTAACGCGCTGGGGCCTTTTGCTGTGATTTTGGACGTGTTGCGCGCCAATGATGTGAACGCCTCCGAGCCGTTGCAGCCGATTGTGATGCTTACCTTTGGCGTGGCGTTGATTGTGGGCTTGTGGTTTATCGGCAAGGAAGTGATACACACCGTGGGCAGGGATTTGGCGGAGCTGCACCCATCGTCAGGCTTCACCGCCGAGCTATCCGCCGCTTCGGTGGTGATGGCGGCTTCCGCGCTGGGCTTGCCTGTGTCCAGCACGCATATTTTGGTGGGCGCTATTTTGGGCATCGGCATGGTGAACCGCAATGCGAACTGGAAAATGATGAAGCCGATTGGCTTGGCGTGGGTGATTACTTTGCCTGCGGCGGCGATGTTGTCGGTGGGGTGTTTTTGGGTGTTAGGGATGGTTTTTTGATGGCTCACGGCTGAGATGATTTTCAGGCTGCCTTGATGCGTGTATCGCGTTCATTGAGGCAGCCTGAAAATGTTTTGGCGACATGATGCGCGGTTGCAAGCTGTTTTCAAAACTTTGCCGCATTTCGGCACAGCTGATGCTGGCATATTTTTATCTCGTTTCAGGCTGCCTTAGTTTTCAGGCTGCCTTTATCTTGAAAGCCAATCATGAAAAAATTATTCATCATCTTGTTTGTGCTCGCCCAGCCCATTGTTCTCCCCGCTGCATTGCTAACGGTTTCCTATTTTGTGCGCCAGCACGAGCAACGCCAAGCCGATGAAAGCCTGCGCTTGCTGAAAACCGCGCCACTTGCGCCCAGCGCGGGCGGCGATGCGCTGTTTTTGGTCAATTACGATGTTGCCGATGCCAAAGTGCGCCGCCAATGGATAACGCAATACGGCACAAATGCCTTGCAAGGTGCGGATGAAGCGGCGTTTAACCGCTTGCCCTCAGCCGTTCGCGCCGCCAAATTGCCCAGTATTCCCAAAGATGACTTGGCTTGCCCGCCACGCGATAGCGATTCAGGCTGCCTAGACGCGATGCGCCACGAGTTGCCCGCTTATCGGGAACGCTTGCAACAAGCCGCCAAGCAATTAGCCAACGCCGATGCATTGTCGCAGTATCCAGTGTTTGATTACCGTATCAACAATTTAAGTTCAGACGCATTGCCACCCTTTGCGGCGGTGGCAACGCAACATACGGCGGCGGCGTTGGATTGGGTGGAACATCGCCAAGCGGTTGCGTTGTCGCGCGTGTGCCGCAATCTGAACACAGGGCGCGTGTTGCTGCGCTCACGCGGCGGTTTGCTGGATACGATGGTGGGCAGTGCCATTGTGGCTCGGAATACGGCGTTAGCAGCGGAAATGTTGGCAGAAGAGCCTGCATGGGCAATGCGGTTTCCTGAAGACTGCGCGTTTGCTTTTGCGCCTATTGTGCCCGGTGAAGCCAATTTGTGCGCGGCGATGCAGGACGAATTTCGTTTTTTTGATGAGATGTTGCAAAGTTGGATGGCGAGCGATGCGGCAAAAATGGATGAAAAATCGGCATTTTTGGCGCGGTTGGTGCGCGTTCCTGCGTTGCATCGTGCGCTGTTTTCGTATGAACACACGCGCGGTTTGCACGCCCAAAATTTGGCGCAATTTTGCACGGATGCCGGCAAAGTCGCCGTTCAGCAAGATAAACCATTAGCTGTTGCCGAGCCTGCCCGCGAAACCAAAAGTTTTACCTTGCGCCCTGCGTGTTGGGGCAATTTTGTGGGTTGCGTGGCAACGGATGCTATGCCGAGCTATGCGGCGTATCATGACCGCTTGCTGGATATGCTGATGCAGCAACGCGCGTTTCAGGCTGCCCTTGCGTTATACGAGCTGCCCGCAGCCGAACGCCACGAGGCGTTACCTCAGATTTTGCAGCAACACAGCAGCCCCGCGCGGCAATTGTCGTATGACGAGAAAAAGAAGCAGATTGTTTTTGAACGTTATGATAGCCGTGAGAATGCGGTGGCGAAGGGTGTGGCGGTACGGTTGGATTAATGAAGGCAGCCTGAAAATGGATTTCAGGCTGCCTTGATGTTATGTATCAGAGGCAGCCTGAAAGCCGTTTATTGCTTACAACACGCGATGCTGCAAGGCGGGCAGGCTTGCGCGGATGGCTTGGATGCGGGCTTTATCAATGGTTGCCAGCGCGATGCCTTCGTTTTCAGGCTGCATGGCGATGATGTCGCCCCACGGGTCGATAATCATGCTGTGCCCGAAGGTGCGCCGTCCGTTTTCGTGGGTGCCTGTTTGCGCGGCGGCGACAACATAGCATTGGTTTTCTACGGCGCGGGCGCGCAGCAGTAGTTCCCAATGGGCTTTGCCTGTGGCGTAGGTAAACGCGGCGGGCAGCATGATGAGGTCGGTGGGGGCTTGGGCGCGGAAGAGCTCGGGGAAGCGCAGGTCGTAGCAGATGCCTTGGGCGACACGCCAGCCGTTGATTTCAAGTTGGGGGATGGTTTCGCCTGCCAGCAGGGTGTCGCTTTCGCAATAGCGCTCGCTGGCGGTTTGGTAGTTGAACAGGTGGATTTTGTCGTAGCGCGACAGGCATTCGCCGCTGGGGCTGTATACCAGCAGGCTGTTGTGGACTTTGCTCGGCGTGTTGCTGGCAAGCGGAATGGTGCCGCCGAATAGGTGGATTTGATGCTGCTGGCCGGCTTGGGCGAGCGCGGTTTGCAAGATGCCTGCGCCGTAGGGTTCGGCGTGGGCGAGTTTGTCGGCATCGCGCAGTCCCATAATCGCCCAGTATTCGGGCAGCAGCACCCAGTTTGCGCCTGCGGCGGCGGCTTGGGCGACAAGTTTTTGCATGGCGGCGATGTTGTCGGCGATGCGGGGGGTGCTGGTGAGTTGGATGGCGGCGAGGGTGAGGGTGGTCATGAGGGGGACTCGTGTGATAAGGCAGCCTGAAATGGGATTGAGTGTTTATTTCAGGCTGCCTTGGGGGGGTGTGAAGTGGGCGTGGTCATTGGATGAAGGCAGCCTGCGTAGCGAAGCGGAGTTGCGAAGCTAAAACGAGTGAGCGGGGTTAAACCCGTTTGTTCATTTCAGGCTGCATTTTTTGCTCAATCTGTAACCCAGTAGAGCGTTGTCGGCTTGCTGATGTTGTCCGTCAGAAAATCATATTTGGCGACGAGCCGTCGCCGCTCCATTTTGGTTTTCAGGCTGCCTCTGTTCGCGCGATTAGCCCGCTTTGCCATCAATGCGCGGCTGGGTGAGCCACGGATAATAGCGCACGAAATAAATCGCCAGCGAGGCGGCAAACAGCAGCGCCGAGCAAGCCAGAGCGTGTTGATACCAGCTTGGCGCAAGCAGCAGCACAAACGCGGCGACAACGCGCATGACGGTGGCGGCAATCATCAGCCAAAAGGCGTAGGGCAGGTATTTGGGCGCGGGGTAGATGGTGCGCCCTGTGTGCCCCAGCGCGGTGCGCGTCATCATGCTGAGCGTGAGCAAGCCGATGCCGCCCACGGCGATGAGGTGCGTGCCCAAACTGGTGAGTTTGGGGCTAATAAAGCCCAGCGCCAGCACCACCAGCCCGATGGAGGTAAACACATAGCCCAAATGCAGCGTCCACAGCATTGGCTCGCCCAGAATTTCTTTATGAAACCAGCGTTTGCTTTGCACGCAGCCCATAATGCCGGTAAACAGCAAAAAGTAGAACGCGAGGGCAACGGCGGTTTGCGTCATCATCAGCGCGGCGGCGGCCATCGGTGCGGCAAGCGAGCCGACCATTGCCCATTGCGGGCTATTGATGCGGGGCGTGTTCAGCCGCGTGGACGTGAAAAATGGAATGATGCGCCCGCCCACCAAGCCAATAAAGCCCGCCACCAAAATCAAGCCCGACAGCAAGCCGTTGGTGAGCGCGGCGGGGTGGCTGCCCAGCGCGATGTGGAACGCAAGGTGGCTGCATCCGAGCAAGAATAGCGCGACCACGGCGATGTAGTTGCGCTGGTTGCGGCTCACCCACACGGCTTCGCCCATGCCGTAGCTAGCGAGCCAGTAGAACGCTGTGCCAAAAAGTCCTGTGAGCCAGCCCCACGGCAAAAAGGCGGTGATGCGGGCGGCGATGTAGCAGCCCACAATCGCCATCAGAAACTTGCCGCGCACGGGCGGCTGCCCCGTCCACGTTGCGCCGGCGGTGAGCAAAAAGGCGACCACGACTGCGCCGCCGTAGCCCCACACCATTTCGTGCGCGTGCCACAAGAAGGCGGGCATGGCGCGTGTGCCGGTGTAGCCAAAGCCCCACAGCAAAATGGAAATAACGGCATACAGCGCGGTGAGCAAATAAAGCGGGCGAAACGCCATCGCCCATACAGGATGATTGGGGTTGAGATAGGAAAGCGTGGATTTGGGGATTTGCGGCGGGGTGGGCTCGGCGATGTTTTCTAGGCTCATGGTTGGGTGTCCTTGGGGGTGGTTTGTGGTTATGGATTGTTTTAGCGTTGTTCAATCTTGTTTTCAGGCTGCCTTTTGTGTTTACCGCATCAGGCAGCCTGAAAATCATTCGGGCGGCAAGGCGTTTTGTTCCATCGCGGGGAACAGCTCGCGCTCTTCAAACCGCGCATGGTCGCGCAGCAGCGTGGCGAAGGTGGTGTTCCATTCGGCGCGGTCAAACTGCGCTTCGCGGAACAGGCGGCGCAATTCGGCGTGGTCGTGTTCAAAGCGTTGGCGCAATTCGGGGCGGTTGAGTTTGTCCCACAAGGGCGCGAACAGCGTTTCTTCGTGGATAAAATGCTGTTCTAAATCAACATAATGCTCGGTGATATCTGTTTGATGGTTTTGCTCGGGCGCGCGCAAAATGCGCAGGCACAGGGCAAGGGTGTGATGATGTTCTTGCGATAGCTCAATTAAAACAGAATGGCGTTTCATAATTTGCGTTTCCTATTTATTGTTTTGTTGTGTTGTGTTAAAACTTAATGTATAAGATGCGCGTATTATGAAACTTTGCCCTTAACCCTGCAACAAAATAACAATATGTATTTAACCCAACAAACCGACTATGCCTTGCGCGTGCTGATTTACGCGGCGGTAAACGACCAAAGCCTTGTGAATATTGGCACGATTGCCGAAACGTATAACATCTCCAAAAGCCATCTGATGAAAGTGGTAACCGCGCTGGTAAAAGGCGGTTTTTTAACCAGCATTCGCGGCAAAGGCGGCGGCTTGAAGCTCGCCCAGCCGCCCGAAAAAATCCGCGTGGGCACGGTGGTGCGCGTAACCGAGCCGTTGCAGCTTGCCGAGTGCTTTGGCGATAACAACCAATGCTTGATTACCCCCACTTGCCGATTAAGCCAAATTTTAAACAGCGGCTTAATCGCCTTTATCAACCATTTGGACGGCTACACGCTGGCGGATTTGGTGAACGCGCCCACCTGCGAAATTTTGCGCCCGCCCGCAGGCAACAGCAGCAACATCCCCATCAACCCAGCGTGACAGGCAGCCTGAAACACCGCAATACAGCGCCCAATATCCGCTAATACTTCCACCCCAGCGCAGCCTGAAACCACGCTCCCTTTTTCAGGCTGCCTATTTAATCTCGCCGAATATTATGTCCCATCCTCTTATACCCCAAACCCTCACCATTGCCAGCCGCGAA of Kingella oralis contains these proteins:
- a CDS encoding NnrS family protein, which gives rise to MSLENIAEPTPPQIPKSTLSYLNPNHPVWAMAFRPLYLLTALYAVISILLWGFGYTGTRAMPAFLWHAHEMVWGYGGAVVVAFLLTAGATWTGQPPVRGKFLMAIVGCYIAARITAFLPWGWLTGLFGTAFYWLASYGMGEAVWVSRNQRNYIAVVALFLLGCSHLAFHIALGSHPAALTNGLLSGLILVAGFIGLVGGRIIPFFTSTRLNTPRINSPQWAMVGSLAAPMAAAALMMTQTAVALAFYFLLFTGIMGCVQSKRWFHKEILGEPMLWTLHLGYVFTSIGLVVLALGFISPKLTSLGTHLIAVGGIGLLTLSMMTRTALGHTGRTIYPAPKYLPYAFWLMIAATVMRVVAAFVLLLAPSWYQHALACSALLFAASLAIYFVRYYPWLTQPRIDGKAG
- a CDS encoding hemerythrin domain-containing protein, translated to MKRHSVLIELSQEHHHTLALCLRILRAPEQNHQTDITEHYVDLEQHFIHEETLFAPLWDKLNRPELRQRFEHDHAELRRLFREAQFDRAEWNTTFATLLRDHARFEERELFPAMEQNALPPE
- a CDS encoding RrF2 family transcriptional regulator gives rise to the protein MYLTQQTDYALRVLIYAAVNDQSLVNIGTIAETYNISKSHLMKVVTALVKGGFLTSIRGKGGGLKLAQPPEKIRVGTVVRVTEPLQLAECFGDNNQCLITPTCRLSQILNSGLIAFINHLDGYTLADLVNAPTCEILRPPAGNSSNIPINPA